The Achromobacter deleyi genome has a window encoding:
- the cyoB gene encoding cytochrome o ubiquinol oxidase subunit I, whose translation MLGKLTLEAIPYHEPIVMVTLAAVCLGGLAVFGAVTYFGKWKYLWTEWLTSVDHKRIGVMYIIVALIMLLRGFADAIMMRTQLAVASADSAGFLPPHHYDQIFTAHGVIMIFFMAMPFITGLMNIVVPLQIGARDVAYPFLNSLSFWLFGAGVALMMISLFVGEFAATGWLAYPPLSGLDYSPSVGVDYYIWALQISGLGTTLSGINFIVTILRMRAPGMSLMKMPIFTWTSLVTNVLIVAAFPVLAATLALLTMDRYLGTHFFTNDMGGNVMMYVNLIWIWGHPEVYILVLPAFGVYSEVVATFARKTLFGYKSMVYATAAIGVLSFLVWLHHFFTMGAGANVNAFFGIATMIISIPTGAKIFNWLFTIYRGRLRITTPVLWTLGFMIVFVIGGMTGVMLAIPGVSFVLHNSLFLIAHFHNTIIGGVVFGCIAGMTYWFPKAFGFTLNERLGRYSFYCWFVGFFMAFMPLYILGFKGMTRRLNHYDNPEWQPYLLVALAGAALIMLGIWFLLQQVFVSVRQRKQNQDVTGDPWDGRTLEWAISSPAPFYNFAHVPHVDELDQFWEDKQNGKAYKRPAKYEDIHMPRNTAVGVFIGAFGLVMCFALIWHIWWLSIVGFVGMIGSFIVRAYDRDIDYWVPAAEVERIENAHFDKMQKAA comes from the coding sequence ATCGTCGCGCTGATCATGCTGCTGCGCGGCTTTGCCGACGCCATCATGATGCGTACCCAGCTGGCGGTCGCCTCAGCCGACTCGGCCGGCTTCCTGCCGCCTCACCACTACGACCAGATCTTCACCGCCCACGGCGTCATCATGATTTTCTTCATGGCGATGCCCTTCATCACCGGGCTGATGAACATCGTGGTGCCGCTGCAGATCGGCGCCCGCGACGTGGCCTACCCGTTCCTGAACTCGCTGAGCTTCTGGCTGTTCGGCGCCGGCGTCGCGCTGATGATGATCTCGCTGTTCGTGGGCGAATTCGCCGCGACCGGCTGGCTCGCATATCCGCCGCTCTCCGGGCTGGACTACAGTCCCAGCGTGGGGGTGGATTACTACATCTGGGCGCTCCAGATATCCGGGCTGGGCACAACGCTTAGCGGCATCAACTTCATCGTGACCATCCTGCGCATGCGCGCGCCGGGCATGAGCCTGATGAAGATGCCGATCTTCACCTGGACCTCGCTGGTCACCAACGTCCTGATCGTCGCCGCCTTCCCCGTGCTGGCCGCGACCCTGGCGCTGCTGACGATGGACCGCTACCTGGGCACGCACTTCTTCACGAACGACATGGGCGGCAACGTCATGATGTACGTGAACCTGATCTGGATCTGGGGCCACCCCGAGGTCTACATCCTGGTGCTCCCGGCGTTCGGCGTGTATTCGGAAGTGGTTGCCACCTTTGCCCGCAAGACGCTGTTCGGCTACAAGTCCATGGTCTACGCGACCGCCGCCATCGGCGTGCTGTCGTTCCTGGTCTGGCTGCACCACTTCTTCACCATGGGAGCGGGCGCCAACGTCAATGCCTTCTTCGGCATAGCGACAATGATCATCTCGATCCCGACCGGGGCCAAGATTTTCAACTGGCTGTTCACCATCTACCGCGGCCGCCTGCGCATCACGACGCCGGTGCTGTGGACGCTGGGCTTCATGATCGTGTTCGTCATCGGCGGCATGACCGGCGTGATGCTGGCCATCCCCGGCGTGTCGTTCGTGCTGCACAACAGCCTGTTCCTGATCGCCCACTTCCACAACACCATCATCGGTGGCGTGGTGTTCGGCTGCATCGCCGGCATGACGTACTGGTTCCCCAAGGCTTTCGGCTTCACGCTGAATGAACGCCTGGGCCGCTACTCGTTCTACTGCTGGTTCGTCGGCTTCTTCATGGCCTTCATGCCCCTGTACATCCTGGGCTTCAAGGGCATGACGCGTCGCCTGAACCACTACGACAACCCCGAATGGCAGCCCTACCTGCTGGTCGCCCTGGCCGGCGCCGCGCTGATCATGCTGGGCATCTGGTTCCTGCTGCAGCAAGTGTTCGTGTCCGTGCGCCAGCGCAAGCAAAACCAGGACGTCACCGGCGATCCCTGGGATGGCCGCACCCTGGAATGGGCGATCTCCTCGCCGGCTCCTTTCTACAACTTCGCCCACGTTCCTCACGTCGATGAACTGGACCAGTTCTGGGAAGACAAGCAGAACGGCAAGGCCTACAAGCGCCCGGCCAAGTACGAAGACATCCACATGCCGCGCAACACCGCCGTCGGCGTTTTCATCGGCGCCTTTGGCCTGGTCATGTGCTTTGCCCTGATCTGGCACATCTGGTGGCTGTCGATCGTCGGCTTCGTCGGCATGATCGGTTCGTTCATTGTTCGCGCCTATGACCGCGACATCGACTACTGGGTCCCGGCCGCGGAAGTCGAACGCATCGAAAACGCTCACTTTGACAAAATGCAAAAGGCCGCCTGA